GGTATTCGAGCAATGAAGTCAAAGGACGGCCACTTCAGATACTTTACCGCGACTGTGGAGATAATGAAACTTTCAGACAGATCTTCGATATTCTTGGACAGGAAGAAAGTTGGACAGGTCGCATGGAAAACATTCGCAAGGATGGTCAAAGTTTCCGATGCGAAAAGACCATTTCTGTTATCCGGGGAAAAGGCGGAGTCATCCGGGGGTATGTAGGAATCTGGCGTGATGTGACCGAAGTGGAAAATTTGGAACGGCAGCTTATACAAGCCCAAAAGATGGAGGCTCTCGCTACGTTGGCAGGAGGTATTGCCCATGATTTCAATAATATTCTTGGGCCTATTATTCTCTATTCCCAACTCGGAATCTCGCAACATAGCGAAGGCAATCCATCTTACGAGTTTTTTGAGCAAATACTGAACGCCGCGCATCGCGCTCAGAAGTTGGTCGATCAACTCCTGCAACTTGGCCGTAAAAATGCCTCCGAAACGCCTATTGTTTTTCGTGTCCACCATATTGTCAAAGAGTGCCTCAAGCTCTTGCGTCCAAGCCTGCCCGTGTCCATTCATTGTGTTCTCGATTTAGCTGTTAAGGATGGCTATGTGCTGGCTGAACCGGCCCATATTCATCAGGTCATCATGAACCTGTGCACCAACGCAATTCAGGCCATGCGCAAGACCGGCGGAACGCTGACAATAAGGTTGGATGCTCTCAGCATTGAATCAGTTAGGAATCAAAATTCATTTCCAGTCAAGCCAGGAAAATATCTCCATCTGACGGTAAGCGACACCGGGCACGGTATTCCAGTGAAAATCATAAATAAGATCTTCGATCCTTTTTTTACCACCCGTTCCAACAGTCAGGGAACCGGCCTAGGGTTGGCAGTGGCGAATAACATCGTCACCCGACTCGGCGGGGCCATTGTGGCAAACAGTTCTTCTGGACATGGAGCAACCTTCGATGTTCTCCTACCGAGACTCGACAATCCGGTCGCTCAGATCGAACAGCGATGTGCACATCTGGAACAGGGTGAAAACGAACGTATTTTGCTTGTAGACTACGATCCGTGCGTCATCGACAGCATCAGGCTGGCTCTTGAATGCTTGGGATACCAAGTAACCGCCTGCCTTCACGGGAAAGAGGCTTTATATATTTTCGACTCCGATCCCACAGAAATTGACTTGGGGCTCATTAACATGACTTTGCCGGAGATAAGCATAGAAGGATTGACAGCGAGCTTGCTAGAACGTCGTCCTACATGGCCGATTGTTTTCTTTTCCCGAAATCAGGAGATCATGTCCACGCAAAGACTCGAAGCTCTTGGGGCTCGGGCCTTCTTGGCGGAGCCCTTTCATTTGGAACAACTCGCTCAAACCATCAAAATGGGGCTTGCCTCAAAAGAGCATTGAGCAGATAGTTTGCCATGGCCAGTATACTCATCATTGACGACGAACTTCCCCTGTGCAATGCGCTCAAAATGGCTATACAGGACATGGGCCATAACGCCGATATAGCGACGACACTTGATGAAGGAATAGCCAAAGCGCAGGCCGGTGACTTCAGTGTTGCTATCTTAGACATCTGGTTTCCTCAAGGAAACGGCTTGAATGCCATGCCTCAGATAATTCAGTCAGCGAGCAATCCCGAGGTCATCGTCCTGACAACGTCCAATAATCCTGACGATGCAGAAACGGCCATCCGTCAAGGTGCCTGGAGCTACATTCCTAAACCTCCGACTCTGGAAAAAATCAAGATTCCGGTACAGCGAGCCGTGGAATACCATGCTCGCAAGATGGTCCGGCGCCCCCATGCCACCTTTAAGCGCGAATGTATCATAGGAAATGGCCTGGCCATGCTGGCTTGTCTGGAGATCGCTGTCCAAGCCGCCGGCAGCGATGCCAACGTTTTGATCACCGGAGAAACGGGTACAGGCAAGGAGTTGTTTGCCAGAGCCATCCACGCCAATAGCGAACGAACTGCCAAACCTTTCGTGGTTGTGGACTGTGCAGCGTTACCCGCCACTCTGGCTGAAAGCGTGCTCTTTGGCCACGAAAAAGGCTCTTTCACCAGCGCAGATCGCAAATATGAAGGACTTATTCATCAGGCCGATGGCGGAACGCTTTTTCTCGATGAGGTGGGGGAACTTCCCATAATGGTACAGAAAGCCTTTCTCCGGGTTCTTCAGGATCATCGATTTCGACCGGTGGGTGGAGCGAAGGAACTTCATAGTAATTTCAGGCTCATAGCGGCCACCAATCGTGATCTGGAACATATGGCCGGAATCTTTGCTTTTCGAACCGATCTACTCTTCCGTCTGCGCACCATCTGTCTGGAACTACCGCCGCTACGCGATCGCCCCGAAGACATCAAAGACTTATGCGACCACTTCATGAATGAGTATTGCGCAGGACGAGAGACTCCGCGCAAAGGCTTTTCACCGGAATTTCAGGATGCCCTGCTCGAATACAATTGGCCAGGGAATGTACGTGAACTCTTTCACGCGTTGGAAAGCGCCGTGCTGGCCGCTCGGGACGAGCCATGCCTCTACCATCGACATCTGCCCGTGAATATACGGGTCCAAATCGCTCGCAATTCTTTAAGTAATCAGAATTTGCCCAAACAAAATCATGGGATGCTTAAGCTTGACGCAAAACATTTTCCACCCCTCAAAGACTTCCGTCATGACTTGCTTCAACAATCCGAAGCCCACTACCTTCGAGAATTAGTCCTCGTGAGTGGAAGAAAGATGGATCGAGCCTGTGAACTCTCTGGTCTATCGAAACCGCGACTCTACGCTCTATTCAAAGAATACGATATTAAGCTATGATTGACGACGAACAATACCACTCTCCCCCAGGAGCTGGTCACTTTTGCCCTTCTTTGTTTATTAGCAAATCAATACCTCCTTCTTCTTTAGCTGATTGGTAACGATAGAAGGTATCGCGAGAAAATCACATTAGCTTGCACGCTCTGGAAACGTTTCCAAACTCTTCTGCCAAATTGAGAAGGCCTATCTTGTTTTTTATGATGTTCTGGTCGAAACTGAACATGAGGTTCTCCTTTGAGTATGTGCTCAGTTTGATGGTTGGGACCAATCCATCAAAAGGGAGAACCTCTTCATTTTCAAGAGAAATTGTCAGATTAAGTCGTGACGACTACAGAAAAACCGCCCTCCGGCTATTTTTCCAGTACGCATACGACATTCTTCATTGTGTTCGAAACAACTCCGTGAAATCGAAGATCTTTATGAGAGAATTTGTTTTTTCAAAAAGCACTCCGCTGCCCAACGTTAATCTGAAAACTCACTTTCGTCAGCGGATGAACATCCTGGCCAGATCTTCCTTTGCCGATTCAAGGTTCTCAAACACCTTTCGGTAATCAACGTGCATGGGCTTTACGTCGAGATGTCCGTAGCATTCAGACGGTTGCGCAATCTCTCGTAATGGAATGTGGCTCCAGCCGAGACGCACCAACTCAGCTTCCGTCTCGGGGCTCACCAGGTAGTCGATCAGCTTTCTGCCCTGCTCCGGGTGCGGCGCGCCTTTGATCAAGGCTACAGTGTTCGTAATCACCAGAGTTCCCGTATCATCCTGATCCGGAAACACCACTTTGACAGAGGCACCTTTTTTCATGGCGACGCAGGCGTCGTCAGTGTCCGTGATTCCCCACTGCAATCGCCCCTGAACGACAAGGTCGCGGATCACGGAGTTGCCATCCACCATGCGCACACCGCGCCCACGCACATCTTCAAACCATTGGCGAGCCTGTTGCGGACCATGCAGGGCGTAAAGCGCCGCGGCATGCGTCGCTGACGTGCCGAATATGGGGTAGGCCATGCCGAGCATCTCCCCAGGATAGTTTGGGGAAAGCAGATCATCCACTGAATCGGGGAAATTGTCTTCAGAGACCAAGTCCGTGTTGACGATGAGCACCCTGGCCCTGCCGGCGAAGCCAGTCCAAAAACCTTGCGGGTCACGAAATTGCGCCGGAATGTCACGCGCCAGGGGAGATGCGTAGGGCTGCAGCACCCCCTTTTCCTGAAGCAGCAAAGTATGGGAGAACTCCCCGCTCCAAAAAACATCCGCACGTGGCCTGCCTTTCTCCGCAATGAGGCGCATGACCAAGCCCGTGGTTTTGGCCGCTTCCACGTCATAGATCGGTAACACTTCGATGCCGCTCTCCCGCTCGAACTTTCGAAGAACCGGCTCGGCATAGACCTGATCCACGGATGTGTAGACCACAACCTGTTGTTTTTCCGCTCGCGCGCGTACGACAAAAAGACAAGCAACTCCGAGCAGTATGAAAAAGATGGTTTGCAGTATTGGAAGAGAATTCTTGCAGTATAGCGCCTTCATACATTTCACCTCCTCTTGAATATCGCAAACCGGGACGCTTCGAACACCTGTATCGCATACATCCTCTACAAATTGCCACGACGCAACAAAGAAACATCCCCACAAAAAAACGAAAATCATTGCTCATGATAAAAAACTAGAGTATAAAATATAAGGTGTCAAATTCGACTGACGTCACCACAAACACAAAGAGTTCAGCTCGTTTCAGTGAGAGGGGCGGATATGTCTTCTGGTCCGCGCAATGCTTTTACTGATGTTTTTCGCAAAACATCTCTGCTGCGTCACGCGTTTGTTGCCAGCGTCCTTACAATGGCCGCCGTATTCATGGCCGGCCCCACTCTTATCGCGTCAGGCGCTGTGTTTAAAGCGTTGCTGCAATCCCCGGAGAAAACGCTCGCCACAATTTTCCTCTTGAGCAACCCGCTCCGGAAAGTCTTGTCGGACAGTGTGCTCTTAGCCGCGGCAACGGCACTGAGTGCCCTGCTGCTCGGCCTGCTGCTTACGGCGGCTACATGGCGGGCTCGGGCGCACTGGCCCGGCAAGTTGCGCTGGGTCCTCCTGGCCCTGCTCGCAGTTCCCTCGTATGTACACGCTCTTGCCTGGAACGCTTTTATGCATCGCTGCAACCTAATGTTGGCACAGTGGGGGCTGCCCGGGCTACCGGAGCAGGGATGGACCGTGGCTTGGTTGGTGCAGACCATGACACTTGTACCCCTTGCGACGGGAGGCTGCATGCTCGGTTTGGAACTTGTCGATGCCCGTCTCGTGAGCGCGGCGCGTCCTCTGCGTAGCGATCTAGCGGTGTTTGCCACAGTGGTGCTGCCCACGGCGGCTCCCATTCTTCTCGCGACGGGGACGTTGTTGTTTCTGCTGAGCGTGGAAGACTACGGCGTGCCGTCGCTGTTCCAGGTCCCGGTCTACGCCATGCATATCTTCGCAGTGTATAGCACCAGGGCCGACGCAGGGCAGGCTTTTCTGGCCGCCATGCCGCTGCTGGGGGTAACCGCCGTAGCACTGCTCGCCGGGTGGCGGGCTTTGCGGCGTTTGCACTCCATCCCGGCGCCCAGGGAAAATGTTTGGTCCACAAGACCGGTCTGGCCATTTTGGTTCAACGCCCTGCTCTGTTTCGCCATAGGAGCGGGAGTGCTGCAGCTACTGGTGCCCGCGTTCGAGCTTACGGCAGCTACGGGTTCGTGGTCCGCCTTCAGCTCCAGCGTGTTGCTGGCCGAACGTGAAATTATGTTCTCCTTCAGGACATCGCTGCTTGCAGCGCTTTTCTCACTGCCACTGGCCTGGTCCGTCGCGGGCATGATGCGCGGAAAACACCTGTTCGGTGGACTGGCGGGCATACTGTCCTGGACTCTGTTGTTGCTGTGTCTGGCAACGCCCGCGCCCCTTGCGGGAGTGGGACTCATCGCCATCTGGAATTCAGCCTGGTTGCATCCTATATACGACAGCTCACTCATGCCCGTCTTGGCATCAATGACACGCTACGCGCCCTTGGCTACCTTGATTTTTCTAGCACACGACGAACAAGCCGCGACGAAATTACTGCAAGCGGCCCGCGTGTTTCAACGCGACGGTTGGCAGACGCTGTGGCGCATTCGTCTGCCCCTGGCCCTGCCGCTTATGCTGGCGGCAGGAGGACTGGTGTTCGCCTTGTCCCTCGGGGAATTGGGGGCGACGCTCCTCGTTGCCCCTCCGGGCAAGGCCACCCTGACCATGCGCATTTACAACTACCTGCATTACGGCAGCAGCGAAACCGTCTCCGGATTGAGTCTACTGATAGCAACAATATCGGGATTCATGGGTTTTTGTACACTGACAGCACTACGCCGCATCCAGTTCTACGGACAGGCAAGAAGAAGGCAATAAACGCCAAAGGAGAGAACTTGGGAGATTCACTCATTCCTCGCATCATTTTAGGCCTGCTGCTTGTGGGCGTCATTTTTCTGGTGCGGTATTTTCTTGCCAGACACCGCCGCTCATTGGTGGAACAAGGCTACTACGACCAGGCGCATATTCAGGCGCCCCCGACTAAAGGGCCCTGCGCCTCCCCCCCCATGACAGTACCTGCCGAAACTGCGGCGCGCCCCTCCCCCCGGACGCAGCCTTTTGTGAGCAGTGCGGCGCGGCCGTAGCGGTCAGGCAAACGTCCGTATCGTCGACCTGCCCCACTTGCGGCGCGATATTGGCTGACGGCGAGGCTTTTTGCAGCGAATGCGGGACCAAATGCAAATAACAAAGGCATATTATGAGCAAACAACAAGCCTTTTTCGAAAAACTCTCAGTCTATCTGCACCCCGGAGAACAGTTGCTTGACACGGGGTATGCGGAGGAAACCTCACATGACTTGGCCCGCATAGTCCTTGCCGGCCTGGCTCCCACATCAGCCAGCAAATTCGTGGTGGGGCTGACTCACAATCGCCTGATGTTGCTGTTGGACAACCTGGCCACCAAAGTAGTCAAGCCCAAGGACACGGACAATATTTTCATCCATGATATCGCGCACATAGAAATCACCCCCAAACGTGGCTCAACGAAAGCCTCATTCATTTTGCGCAACGGAAAAAAACGTAGTTTTCTTTTTTATAATTATTCAGGTGGCGACAGGAACGAGCAGCAGAACCTGTTGGGCAAACTGCAAGGAATGTTACAGGAGGGAACTCAAGCGCAACAACCAGCACCGCCTCTACCCAGGCAGCCCAACACGCTCGGAGGAGCCGGACAATCGGCGCCGGAACCGCCCGCGTATCACCGTGCCCAAGCGTCAGCTCTGCCACAGCCATGCCCCGGTAATCCCCCCAGAGCATGTCCAGCCTGCGGGCAGCAATGCGCACCTGACGACAAATTTTGCGAGATGTGCGGAGCCCCTCTTCAGAAGGCAAAGCCCAGATTTTGTCCGCAATGTGGTAGGGAAACGCGCCCTGGTGCGAAGTTTTGCGGCGGCTGCGGCTTTGCCCTACAGCGATGATCGACGACATGTTGCGCTTGCAAGGCTTAAGCAAACAGTTTGGCAAAGAATTGGTGTTGAAGGACATCTCCCTTGAGCTCCGCGAGGGGGAACGACTGAGACTGTCGGGGCCTTCCGGCAGCGGCAAAAGCACGTTGCTGCTCTGCATTGCCGGCCTGCTGGAACCTGATGCCGGAGAGATTTTTATGGATAATAACCCCGTCACCCCACAAAGCTTGCCTCCGCATCGCCGAGGTATCGGCCTTGCGCTGCAGGACCCGACCCTTTGGCCACACATGACCGTCGCAGGCAATGCGGGCTATGGCGTACATGGCCTGACAAAACGTCAGCGAGCAGCTCGCGTCGCCGAACTGCTCGACGACCTGGGGCTGGAGGGCATGCAAAAAAGCAGACCGCACCAACTCTCCGGTGGAGAAGCCAGGCGTGTTGCCCTTGCCAGATGCCTCGCGCCCAAACCGCGCCTGCTGCTCATGGACGAGCCCCTGGTGAACCTGGACCCGCAAACCAAAGAGCGCGCCCTCGCCTGCATCCGAAAACAACTGAAACAAACCGGAGCAAGTATGATATTTGTCAGCCACGATCCAGACAATTCGCATGGGCTGTGCAACAGGCAGGCCGTCCTGCGTCAAGGCGAGTTGACAGGAGGGGAGGCGCTTCCATGACGCGGACTTATCGGATGGGAATCTTGCTCATCCTTTACGCCGTACTGCTCGTCGGTTGCAACCCGGCGGACAAAAAAACTCTTCCGCAAGGTTGGATGCGCATCGTCCCTCCCGAGGACGTCAACGCGCTGGCCGAGCAGGGGGAGTATATCTGGGCAGGCGGACGAGATGGGCTCTTTCTCGTGCGCAGGGAATCCGGAGAGCTCATGGAGCTTCCCGCATGTATTCCCAAGCTCGCCTATGTTCGCGACCTGCTTGTGGACGCGGACAACATTTTGCATGTGGCGCATGCCGGGGGCCTCGGCAGCTTCGACGGCGCGGCGTGGTCCGACGATACCACACGACTGGGCCTCCCCCCTGGGCCGGCGACGGCTTTGTACCAGTCCCCGGAAAAATCCGATGGTGCGCTCTGGGTCGGCAACGAAATGGGCGTATGCAGTGTTCAGGGACAAGAAATACGCTGCCTCGGCCGAAAGGACGGGCTCGGCCTCGATTCCGTGGACGCTATGCTCATGGACTACGCAGGGCGCATGTGGTTCGCCTCAGCCTCGCAAATCAGAGGCGGGCTCAGCATGTACGACGGCAGAGCCTGGCACCACTTTCATGTGGAAGAAGGCCTGCCCCACAACCGCGTCAATGCGTTGCTTCTCGACAATGCAGGTGCGCTGCACGTGGCCACAGGCTTTGCGGAAAACGGCGGAGCATGTACATTACGAGACAAAACATGGAGCGCCTTGAGGCAGGACGACGGTCTTGCCGGAGCGGTTGTCCGTTCCTTGTACCAGGACAAACAAGGGCGTATGTATTATGGTTCGGAATTCAATGGCATGGCCGTGTTTATGGGAGACAAGCATCTGATCCTGCGGCCTGAGAATGGCTTGGTGGGGGCCGAGGTGAAAGAGATGTTGCAAGACGCGCAAGGCGCTCTTTGGCTTGCCACGAACAAGGGATTGAACAAGGTTCACGATCCCGCGGACCTTGAGTTGTGAGCAGAGGAGGTAATCATGGAGCCTCGTGAACTTCCTGTACATCTGAAATCATTACGCATGCAGCTCAACAATGGGCGGCTTACGCCACAAGCCTTTGACCATGCCTGTGCCCAATTGCGCACCCAGGACCGGATGGGAAACTGGTGGACGGTCGATCCTGACTCCGGAGCCCTGCTGCGCTACGACCAGAGAGTCGGCCAATGGCTGCACGACACGCCTGCCTCCAAGAGCCAAGCGCCAGCTCAGCCACCGATGAGGGGCGAAATGCAGCCGCCAAGCTCCCCACTCGTCAAGATCCTTCAGACCGCAAACACAGAGCGCACAGGACTTGTGGGCGCGGCAATGGTCCTGATCCTTGGCGCGGCGCTTTCCTGGTTTCTCTATCCCTACCTGGGGCTCATCCCCAAATGGCTCAGCGGTTTGGCCCCTGAGGTCAGGTGCACCATGTTCAAACCCAACACGAGCCCAATGTACTTCTGCTCCGGCGCTGCGGCATTGTCGGTGCTTTCCGGCCCCATCATCGTCATGGTAGGCATCTTTCTTCTGCGCAAGCAGATAACGGCCCTCTTGTCGCATGTCACACCATTTGTCCCCACGACATTCCGCTTTCTGCTCCCCCCCGCAGTTGCCTGCCTTTTGTTCACTATTCTCTGGGCCGGGGCGCACTACGATACTGTGCTCTCCTCGAACTCCAACGTAGGCAACGTCGTCGGTCTGGTGCATCAGCGTTTGTTCCCGGCCTTCGTCGCGCTGTTCACCTACGCAGTCGCACGCTATGGGCCGCTGTTGCAATTGTATATTCCGGTGTTTTTCGATCTGCGAGATAAAATCCACAAGCATGTTCGCTTTGTTATCGTGCTCGTCTTTCCCATGCTCTATTCACTCATCAACAACATGAATCTGAACGACGGGCGCATCTACAAAACCGCGCTGGAAGAACAAAAAGTGGTTGTCATGGCCATGCTGCTGGGGTTCCTGCTGCTGGCGCCCCGCAATGGCAAAACCGGCATGAAAGATTAGGGCTGCCGCATAAGAATGTGGAGTGATTGTGAACGCCATATTTTTAACTATCGTTATCCGATACTATTGAGAGGTGCCCTGAATTTCCGCTAACAGACCGGGATACTTTTTTAAAACTAGGCTAACACTATGATGCGATTTTCTTTGCATGAGATTTCGCAGGCCCTGGCTCTGCGCTCCCCCCTGGTTCTAATGTTGTTCTTTTTCAGCATGATGGGGGCGGCGCTGATTATGGGAGTTGCCGGCCCCATGCCCGCGGACTACGCTCTGACCCTTGGTGTCATGCCCGGGGCCGTACTGCTTGCCGCAACAATTCTGCATTTTCGCGATTCACGAGACGACGTGATCATCATGACAAAACGCCGCTTCTGGGTTTCACTCGTCTCCGGGCTTGTCTGGGGGCTGACCGCAAGCCTGGTTTATGACTTATACAAACCGCTGGTAATACTAATCCTCGGTTTGCAATTCGATCCCTATCGCGCCATGCCGCACTTCGGCCATGCCATGACCGGCCTCCCCCCTTCGTCTTATGGCAGCCTGCTGGCGGGGTGGTTCTATCACTACTGGATAGGCATGATGCTGGGGATGATCTTTGCTTTAATGCGCCCCCAAGGGGGTATTCCATGGGCAATACTTTTCGTGCTGGTGCTGCAGGCCGTGCGTCTGGCAGTCTATCCTAACGTGCTGCGCCTAAGCCTGGAAGATCCTGAGTTCATAGCCAACGGCATTGTAGGCCTGGCGTTGTGGGGTGGTATCCTTGGTTTCGGTATTAAAAGGTGGGGGACATCTCATGCGTAGATCCCGACTGGCGATAATCATCGCGACAATGGTAGTAGTCCTTTTCTGCTGCGGAATGGCTTTGGCCCATGACTGCTCCAGTCCCTCGGACTGCGAACAGACGCCCGGCTACAACGCATTTTTGGCCGTTGTCGGCGGCGCAATGGCCGTATTGGCCGCATTGCTGGGTACGCTCTTCGGAGGGGCCTCAGGAACAACGCCCCCCCTCGGCCCGTTTGTCGCTTCTACTCCTCCGAGTGGACCGCAAGCGGACCAACCGCCCCCGCAACAGCCCGTCGAATTCGAGAAAGCCCCCATTATCGCGGGAGAAGAGGCCATTCCTCTGCAAGATGTTATCGATACGTCCATACTGCCGCCAGAAGTCTATATCAATTGGGACGAATTCGATGAAAAGAATCTGACCCCGGAAGAAGCCGAATGGCTGCGCAATTGGTGGAGCAGAGGCGCCGATCAGGAGACCGGGACACAGGAAACCGGAACAGAACCGGAAGCTGAAGCGGAGCAAGAGGTCACGGGAGGCGGCTCTTCCAGCACCATCCTCGACGGAGACGAGGCCCTGAAATATCTGCTGGACAACAGGCTGGTAGAAGAAGTGGGCCGCGATGCTACCGGTAAGCCCATCTATCGCGCCAATCCCGAACTCAATTTCCCCGACGGACCATTCCACGGCGGCGCGTACCGTGTTGATCCGGAAACTGGCCTGCTCAATACAGACCAGGTCGTAATCATCGTAGACAATCCCGCAACGGCCGATGCCGGCGGACAGCAGACCCAGCCACCCAAAGCTGAATCAGAGCAACCTCCCAGCCCCGAGCCAGAACCAGAACCGGAACCCGAAGACGAGCCCGAGGAAGAGTCTAAACCCGAGCCGAAAAAAAATCCCAAAACGCCTCCCATAATCGGGCCGGAACCTGAGCCAGTGGAAGAGGTGAACATCAACGAAATATTTGAAAACCTGGACCGCCTCGTCAACACCGCCCAGGACAAGCTGGATACCGCATCCAGAGGGGTCAAGGAGTTGGAAATGATGGCCAATGTCCTGCAGCAATACCTTGCCGACAGGGAAGCCGCTTCCGCGGAATTCAAGGAAAACGTGGTGTACGGCATCAAATATACGGCGGATTTCGCCATCAACGTCCTCAGTGTGTTCGGCGGCAATGGGGTCAAATATGTTTACCAAGGCGCCACGTCGGGTATCGAGGCCTATCAAGAAACCGGCAGCGTCAGTCAAGCTCTTGGAAAAGGTGCGCTTACCTCCACGTTGTCGTTTATCGGCGACAAGACATTAAACGCCCTTAGCTCAACCCAGACCACAGACTGCTCCAATATCCCACTCTCGGACATTTGGTATGAAATGCAGAAGATGGGCCTGAAAAAAGTGGGTGGTCATACGGCATGGGAATACAGCAAGGGCTTTGGCGTCGATGGCATTTGGAAAGGAGGCGAGTATATGTATAAAGCGTACGGCCCTAAATAACGCCAAGCTTTATTTCAGCAATTTTGACAGAGGGAAATCTCTTCTCAGAAAGAGGAAAAGATATGAACCAAACAATTGACGTCCCAATAAGCTCGGAAGAACTTCTCTCCATCGCCAAGCGGATGAACGCAACCTACAGCGATCTCTCCCCTTTTGCCCTGATCAAGGCAGGCGCGGGGAACGCCCCGACAAAGGAAATCAACAACCCGGAGCTGATCTCGAATCAAGAGGAGCTGCTCCCCGACGTGGCGCAACTTCTCAATCTGCTGACCGGTACTCAGGCCATGGGCGCGGTCACCTATGCCTGCGACCTCATCGCCCTGCATGCCTCGGCTTTTCACGTCCGAAAAGGAGAAAAAGTCAAGGTCGCCGCGTTGATGGACACCGGCAAGGGACAACGACTGCATTATCCGCCGGATTTCGATAATTTCTTCCGGACCATGGAGCAATTCTGGCCCTTGACAGTGGTTAAGCGCTGTGGCCTGGACCAGGACTTCCCACCTGCTGAGGCCCAGCTCCTGCTGGCATGTGTGGACGCAACCAGACGTCACTACTTCCAGGCCCTTGCCAACGGCCAGGATATCGTCGCAACTCCGCAACTCACGTTCCAGGACATCATGGCAGCGGCCAACGCGTCCCTTGATGGCGTGCACTTGCTCGCACCGCATGTCACAAACAGCCTGAATCTCTCCCCGCTCGGCGAGGCCGACGCTCAAACGGGCTTGGAGGCATTAATGCAAAAGGGGCTGCTACGCTTCTCCAACAGTATGTTCGAAATCGGCAAAGAAGCCCAAAAAATAGCGGTCGCCCTGATACTGCCGGAGGGACATTTGAACGCCCTGGCGGCTTGCCACGACGACAACGGCAATATCCTGAAGACCTCAGTCTTTGCCGTACAAGGTCGAGCGGGCGCGGCGCTCATGTTCTCCGGAGACGATGATTCCGTGAAAATCACTGGTCTGTCCCCAGCGCAACTGTTCGAACTTGCCGCAACCCTGGTCATGCAGCCGTATGATATTCTACGCCTGAAGCGTGTGGAAGCCACCCCGGAAACTCCAGAAGCGGGCAAGACAAGCAAGTTCTGTCCCGCATGCGGGGCTAAGCACAAGCCCGAAGCCAAGTTCTGCAGCGAATGCGGCAAACCTTTAGCCTGACACTTTTTTCCAATGTCACTGAACAAAAAAATTGTTGCATTGCGGTTGATGAATTGATTGCGAGATAATTTCAGCTTTTCGAGGTGGATCATGACCCGTTCCGCGCAGACGCAAACCTGCAGCACATGCCATGCAGTCAATGTGGGCGGCCAAAGTTTTTGTCTACTATGCAAGGCCCCGCTCCCCCCTCTTTCTTTTGACGGGGCGCCGACCGTGCCATCCTGCCCTGCGTGCGGTAAGCGTTTGAAAAAGCCCAATGCCAAGTTCTGCCCCTCGTGCGGCG
The nucleotide sequence above comes from Desulfovibrio inopinatus DSM 10711. Encoded proteins:
- a CDS encoding zinc-ribbon domain-containing protein; this encodes MRLPPHDSTCRNCGAPLPPDAAFCEQCGAAVAVRQTSVSSTCPTCGAILADGEAFCSECGTKCK
- a CDS encoding ABC transporter permease, coding for MSSGPRNAFTDVFRKTSLLRHAFVASVLTMAAVFMAGPTLIASGAVFKALLQSPEKTLATIFLLSNPLRKVLSDSVLLAAATALSALLLGLLLTAATWRARAHWPGKLRWVLLALLAVPSYVHALAWNAFMHRCNLMLAQWGLPGLPEQGWTVAWLVQTMTLVPLATGGCMLGLELVDARLVSAARPLRSDLAVFATVVLPTAAPILLATGTLLFLLSVEDYGVPSLFQVPVYAMHIFAVYSTRADAGQAFLAAMPLLGVTAVALLAGWRALRRLHSIPAPRENVWSTRPVWPFWFNALLCFAIGAGVLQLLVPAFELTAATGSWSAFSSSVLLAEREIMFSFRTSLLAALFSLPLAWSVAGMMRGKHLFGGLAGILSWTLLLLCLATPAPLAGVGLIAIWNSAWLHPIYDSSLMPVLASMTRYAPLATLIFLAHDEQAATKLLQAARVFQRDGWQTLWRIRLPLALPLMLAAGGLVFALSLGELGATLLVAPPGKATLTMRIYNYLHYGSSETVSGLSLLIATISGFMGFCTLTALRRIQFYGQARRRQ
- a CDS encoding hybrid sensor histidine kinase/response regulator; its protein translation is MSEQTLLQENHQFQETPTTEVPRRQRDEDLLCLTTAIEQAGEAFLIIDMNLTIRYVNQTFEEMTGYSSNEVKGRPLQILYRDCGDNETFRQIFDILGQEESWTGRMENIRKDGQSFRCEKTISVIRGKGGVIRGYVGIWRDVTEVENLERQLIQAQKMEALATLAGGIAHDFNNILGPIILYSQLGISQHSEGNPSYEFFEQILNAAHRAQKLVDQLLQLGRKNASETPIVFRVHHIVKECLKLLRPSLPVSIHCVLDLAVKDGYVLAEPAHIHQVIMNLCTNAIQAMRKTGGTLTIRLDALSIESVRNQNSFPVKPGKYLHLTVSDTGHGIPVKIINKIFDPFFTTRSNSQGTGLGLAVANNIVTRLGGAIVANSSSGHGATFDVLLPRLDNPVAQIEQRCAHLEQGENERILLVDYDPCVIDSIRLALECLGYQVTACLHGKEALYIFDSDPTEIDLGLINMTLPEISIEGLTASLLERRPTWPIVFFSRNQEIMSTQRLEALGARAFLAEPFHLEQLAQTIKMGLASKEH
- a CDS encoding zinc-ribbon domain-containing protein, which codes for MCGAPLQKAKPRFCPQCGRETRPGAKFCGGCGFALQR
- a CDS encoding extracellular solute-binding protein — its product is MKALYCKNSLPILQTIFFILLGVACLFVVRARAEKQQVVVYTSVDQVYAEPVLRKFERESGIEVLPIYDVEAAKTTGLVMRLIAEKGRPRADVFWSGEFSHTLLLQEKGVLQPYASPLARDIPAQFRDPQGFWTGFAGRARVLIVNTDLVSEDNFPDSVDDLLSPNYPGEMLGMAYPIFGTSATHAAALYALHGPQQARQWFEDVRGRGVRMVDGNSVIRDLVVQGRLQWGITDTDDACVAMKKGASVKVVFPDQDDTGTLVITNTVALIKGAPHPEQGRKLIDYLVSPETEAELVRLGWSHIPLREIAQPSECYGHLDVKPMHVDYRKVFENLESAKEDLARMFIR
- a CDS encoding sigma-54-dependent transcriptional regulator, which produces MASILIIDDELPLCNALKMAIQDMGHNADIATTLDEGIAKAQAGDFSVAILDIWFPQGNGLNAMPQIIQSASNPEVIVLTTSNNPDDAETAIRQGAWSYIPKPPTLEKIKIPVQRAVEYHARKMVRRPHATFKRECIIGNGLAMLACLEIAVQAAGSDANVLITGETGTGKELFARAIHANSERTAKPFVVVDCAALPATLAESVLFGHEKGSFTSADRKYEGLIHQADGGTLFLDEVGELPIMVQKAFLRVLQDHRFRPVGGAKELHSNFRLIAATNRDLEHMAGIFAFRTDLLFRLRTICLELPPLRDRPEDIKDLCDHFMNEYCAGRETPRKGFSPEFQDALLEYNWPGNVRELFHALESAVLAARDEPCLYHRHLPVNIRVQIARNSLSNQNLPKQNHGMLKLDAKHFPPLKDFRHDLLQQSEAHYLRELVLVSGRKMDRACELSGLSKPRLYALFKEYDIKL